The genomic stretch ACGAACTGGCCGAAGAAGCCGGCGTGCCTTTCGGATGTCGCTACGTCGGCGGGATGTTCGGGTTTTTCTTCCACCCCGGACCCGTTCCCAACTACGAAGAGGCGAGCAAGGCCGACCATAAGCGCTTCAAGACGTTTTTCCACGCGATGCTCGAGCAGGGCGTGTACCTGGCGCCCTCGCCCTATGAAGTGGCCTTTGTTACGACGGCCCACGGAGACGAGGAAGTCGAACTCACGCTGGATGCGGCGCGCAAGGCGTTCAAGAAGGCGCTCTGAGTCATGGCCCTCCGTCCGAGCGCACAGCCGAGTCAGGCTGGCCGAGCCCTGGAACTCGGCTTCGAGATCGGCGGCTGCATCCTGATCGGCCTGGCGATCGGCTACTACCTGGACCGCTGGCTCGACACTTCGCCCGCGCTGCTCTTCGTGTTCATGGCCTTCGGTTTTGCCGCTGCGGTTCGCGTGATGATCCGCTTCATGAAGCAAGCTCAGATGCAACAAGATGATGCGGCGGGTTCGAAAGAACCGGGTCCGGAAGCCTGAGATGGCGATGTCATCCCTCGGCAAGAAACACGCCCTCGTGTTCGCAGTTGCACTCGTCTGCGCCATTTCCTATGGAAAGGCCGCGCTGGCGAGCCTCGCGCTGGGCGGAGGGATCCAAATCGTGAACCTACGGGCTCTTGAGAAGGGCGTGGTCGGCATGCTCGGGCTCGCAGCTTCAGGTCACTCCGCGGCTATGATGTTCCTGCTTCACATGCGTTGGTTATTGGTAATGGGCAGTGTCGGCGCGTTGCTCCTTTTGTATCCGGTCGAACCCATCGCATTTGTGGTAGGACTCTCGACCGTGGTGCCAGCGGTGATCTGGCACGGTCTCAGTACCGCTCGCGCACTGACCGATTCGAATCCGGAGAGCTGAGTAAATGCCCCACGTACCGACCATCTTCGATTTCCTGCCCGAGGGCGTGCCCGCGCCGGTCGCAACCATGTTGTTGACCCTGGCGATCACGCTGCTTCTGGGCGCAATCGTGGCGGCCAGCCTGCGTAAGGGTCGCGGAATCGTACCGGCCGAAAAGCTCACTCCCCGCAATATTCTCGAGTTGCTCCTCGAAGGCCTGACGGGCCAGATGGCCGCCGTCATTGGACCCGAGTGGCGCAGATTCGCACCGGTGGTCTGCACCCTGGGACTGTTCATCCTGATTTCGAACCTGACCGGGCTGGTCCCCTTCTTTACGGGGCCGA from bacterium encodes the following:
- a CDS encoding AtpZ/AtpI family protein, with the protein product MALRPSAQPSQAGRALELGFEIGGCILIGLAIGYYLDRWLDTSPALLFVFMAFGFAAAVRVMIRFMKQAQMQQDDAAGSKEPGPEA